Within Pseudomonas cichorii, the genomic segment TCGCGGTGCCGCCGGAGAAACATTCGCCCAGGTTCGGGCAGGATGCCTCTTCGCAGACGCTGTGCAGCTTGTGCTTGCGCAGCAGTTGCTTGATACGGTCGACTTCCGGGGAAACCGGGATTCGCACGCGAATCCAGTCCGGCTTCTTGGGCAGCTCGACCGTCGGGATGATCTTGACCGGGATGCGTGCGACTTTTTCGGCACCGCGCAGCTTTACGCCCGCTTCGACTTTCGGACGGGGAGCGCGCTCGGAAACATCCAGCGTCGGGATCAGGGTTTGCACGGTGTCAGTCATATCGTTCTATTCCGCCCGTAAGGGTCGCCTGCTCAGCATAGTCGAGGTGTTTGACGAGCTGCACGCGCAGCCGGGCACTTACCTCGGAAAATTCCGTCTTCCCTGCGTGATCGCGCAACTGGGTCATTGCCAGTCCGGCATATCCACAGGGGTTGATGCGGCGGAACGGCTCCAGGTCCATGTCGACGTTCAACGCCAGTCCATGAAATGAGCAACCGTTACGAATGCGCAGGCCGAGAGACGCGATTTTCGCGCCGTCGACATATACGCCAGGGGCATCGGCCTTGGCCGCCGCCGTCACCCCATAACTGTCCAGCAAGGCAATAAGGGTGTTTTCGATCCGGGTAACCAGATCGCGAACCCCAAATCCAAGGCGCCTGACATCGAGCAACAGATAGGCAACCAATTGGCCGGGGCCATGATAGGTCACTTGGCCGCCACGATCGACCTGTACGACAGGAATATTACCCGGCAACAGCAAATGTTCTGCCTTGCCGGACTGTCCCTGGGTAAAGACCGGGGGATGCTGCACCAGCCAGATCTCGTCTGCGGTGTCACGGTCACGCCCGTCGGTGAAGCGCTGCATGGCATGCCAGGCGCTTTCGTAATCGATCAAGCCAAGATCACGAAAGCCCAGGATGTCGCCCATCAGAGCACCATATGCACGACACCCGTAGCGCGAAGGGCACTATTGATATCACGCAACTGGTCTTCGCCGGTGGCGACGATATGCAGTTGTACGGTGGTGTACTTGCCGTTGCTGCTCTGACGCTCGGCGAGCGTGGAGACGTCGATCTTGGCGTGTTTGCCGAGAATCTCGATCACTGCAGCAGTAAACCCCACGCTGGTGTCGCCGATCACTTTGATCGGGTAGTCATCGCAGGGGAATTCGATTTTGTGCGACTTGACGTCGGTATCGGTCATGGCAGTAAAGGTCTCACAAGCCGTGACGACGGACACGCGGCCTGCTCATGAAGCAGGCCGCGAGAAGGTCGGCATTGATTACTAGAAGGTCAGTTGAACAAGCCGTAGAAGAACAGGCGAATGCTATCCCACACGCGGCGGAAAATACCACCTTCCTCGACAGCTTCCAGTGCGATGAGGTTGGCAGTGTGCACAACCTTGTCTTCCTTCTTCACTTCAACCTTGCCGATCACGTCACCCTTGGCAATTGGCGCAACCAGTTGCGGGTTCATGGTCATGCTGGCGCTGAGCTTCTTCATGTCGCCTTTGGGCATGGTCATGCTCAGGTCTTCTGCCAGACCAGCCTTGACCTGACGGGTGGTGCCTTTCCAGACGGACGCCTGGGCCAGCTCGGTGCCCTTCTGGTAGAAGTTCTGGGTTTCGAAGAAACGGAAACCGTAGGTCAGCAGCTTCTGGGTTTCGGCTGCACGGGCCTGCTCACTGTTGGTGCCAAACACCACGGCGATCAGACGCATACCATCACGCACTGCCGAGGACACCATGCAGTAGCCGGCTTCTTCGGTGTGGCCGGTTTTCAGACCGTCAACGGTCTTGTCGCGCCACAGCAGCAGGTTGCGGTTAGGCTGCTTGATACCGTTCCAGAAGAACTCTTTCTGCGAGTAGATCGCGTAGTGAGCCGGGTCTTCGTGGATGATGGCACGTGCCAGAATGGCCATGTCATGAGCCGACGAGTAGTGCTCAGGGTTCGGCAGGCCGGTCGGGTTCATGAAGTGACTGTTGGTCATGCCCAGGTCGCCGGCCGTCTTGTTCATCATGTCGGCGAAAGCGTCTTCGCTGCCGGCAATGTGCTCGGCAACTGCAACGCTGGCGTCGTTACCCGACTGGATGATGATGCCGTGCAGCAGGTCGCTGACCGTCACCTGGCTACCCACCTTGATGAACATCCGCGAACCGCCGGTACGCCAGGCATTTTCGCTGACGGTGACCGGATCGTTCTCGCCGATCTGGCCGCGACGGATTTCCAGTGTCGCGATGTAGGCCGTCATCAGTTTGGTCAGGCTCGCAGGAGCCAGACGCTGGTCACCGTTGTTTTCAACCAGAACGTTGCCGCTGGAGGCATCCATCAGCACGTAGGACTTGGCGGCCAGTTGCGGCGCAGCAGGCGTCATCTGTTCGGCAGCCCAGGCAGCCGGGGCGATGACCAGTGGCACAAGCAGGCACAAACGTTTTGCAAAGGTGGTGATGTTCATCCGTCTCTCGAAATTGCTAATGGGCAAACATGCCCTCACGGGCAAAGCGGAACAAGCCGGCGAAGCGCATGCACTTCACCGCGGCTCGTGGCGCCAGGCTAAAACCCTGGCTGACAAGATCGCCTGTTCAACACACGATCCTGCGGGCAGTGCCTGCAACACTTGCTCTGACGGCAAGTCCGCATTGCGGGCCACTGCATATCGTTCTTCATACCGCCAAGAACGACTGTTGATTCAATCCAGTGTTACAAGGCTCGGCTGACCAAGGTTGGCCGATCTGACACTATCCTGCAATTGCTGGGCTTCACCCTGAGTGCCTATCGGCCCCATACGAACCCGATAGAGCGTCTGTTGGTTGCGGGCTATCGAACTCACGAAAACCGGTGCCCGGACCATCGCGCTCAACTTCGATCTCAGGAGCTCTGCAGCGTCCGGATTCGCGAAGGCTCCCACCTGGAGAAATAGCCCAGAGGCTTGTCCTGAAGCGTTTTTTTTTGCGTCAACCTGCAAGGGTACAGGCGGAGCGGCATGCTGCTGAGGGGGTGGCGTGTATTGCTCGACCGTCCCGGTGGAGGTCGTGAACGCCGGCGTGGCCGCCTGGGCCACCACTTGTGGCTGGTCCAGGGCCAATGGCGCCGGGCGACCCCGTTGTGCCCACCATTCCTGCGGATCGATACCTTCGACCTTGACCCGCGCCGTGCCGCTTTCGGCATAACCGAGTTTCTTGGCAGCCGCATAGGACAGGTCGATGATCCGGTCGGAGTAAAACGGACCACGGTCGTTGACGCGCAGAATCACGGTACGGTTGTTGTCGAGGTTCGTCACACGCACATAGCTGGGCAATGGCAGGGTCTTGTGGGCTGCGCTCATGCCGTACAGGTCATAGACCTCGCCATTGGCGGTGTTCTGACCATGAAACTTGGTGCCGTACCAGGAAGCCGTACCCGTGGCGACATAGCGCTTGGATTCGCTCATCGGGAAGTAGCTCTTGCCCAGCACCGTATAAGGGTTGGCCTTGTAGGGACCTGTGTGGACAGTCGGCGTGGCATCTGGAATGCGCGAGATATCCACATCCCACCAGGGAGCCCCGTCCTTGTGCGCACGGTTGATATCGAGCCCCGGAGCAGAGCGCACGGCGGTGCCGCTCTGCTGTTGTGGCGAACGCGAGGTGGACGAGCAGCTTGCCATCAACAATGCCAGCCCCGCACAAGCCAGCACTTTCAAAGGTGTACGAATCGGCAATGGCCGCATTACTTAACGCCTCGTGCTTGAACCAACGATTCAGACAGCTGATACACGGCCATGGCGTACATCACACTGCGGTTATATCGGGTGATTGCATAAAAGTTATTCAATCCCAGCCAGTATTCCGGACCTTGATCGCCCTCAAGGCGAAATGCCGTGACGGGCAGGTCGTCGCGCAGCGCATCATGACTCGCCCAGCCCAGGCCTCGCAACTCCCCGACCGACATGACCGGGTCCAGACCAGGGCTCAAACCCTCATCGACCCGACTGCCGCGTGCCGAGGCACGACTGACGACACGCTGCCCGGCCACCCAGCCATGGCGCTTGAAGTAGCTGGCGACACTGCCGATGGCATCGTCCGGATCGGTCCAGATATTGATGTGCCCGTCACCGTCGAAATCCACGGCATAGGCGCGAAAGCTGCTCGGCATGAACTGCGGCAGTCCCATCGCACCGGCGTATGAACCCTTGAGGGTCATAGGATCGACCTGCTGTTCACGGGCCAGCAGCAGGAACTCGCGCAGCTCCTTGCGGAAGAACGGGGCGCGAGGCGGATAGTCGAAGCCCAGCGTGGACAACGCATCGATCACCCGGTAGTTCCCGGTATTGCGACCGAAGAAGGTTTCGACGCCGATGATCGACACGATGATCTGCGCAGGCACGCCATATTCCTGCTCGGCACGAGCCAGGGCCGCTTCATGCTGACGCCAGAAATCGACGCCGCGAGCGATACGGGCATCGGTAATGAACATCGGGCGATATTCTTTCCACTGCTTGACCCGTTCGGCCGGGCGGGAAATAGCATCGAGGATCGCCTGCTTGCGCTCGACTTCGCGAAACACGTCCATCAATTGCTCGCCGGCAAAACCGTACTCACGGGTCATCTCACCGACAAATTCGGCCACTTGAGGAGAACCTTCGTAGTCGCCGGCGATAGTCTCTTGTACAGATCCAAGGATGCTGACCAGACCGACCACCGGAGCATATCGAGCCCAGTTTCGCACTACCTGCATTGAATTCTTCACCTTAATCAAACCTGAGCGATCCATTTACGATGCGTATGGATCGACATCAAAACCCCAAACGCTGACAGCAGCGTCACGAGCGAAGTTCCGCCATAGCTAATGAAAGGCAGTGGTACGCCTACAACCGGCAAAAGGCCACTGACCATACCGATATTGACGAATACATAAACAAAAAATGTCATTGTCAGCGCCCCGGCCAGCAACTTGCCGAACAGGGTCTGGGCTTGCGCGGTGATGACAAGGCCACGACCGATCAGTAGCAGGTAAATGACCAGCAGCGCACAGATTCCCACCAGCCCGAATTCCTCACCCAATACCGCAATGATGAAGTCCGTGTGGCTTTCAGGCAGGAAGTCCAGGTGCGACTGGGTGCCCAGCAGCCAGCCCTTGCCGAAGACGCCACCCGAACCGATGGCCGCCTTGGACTGGATGATGTTCCAGCCGGTGCCCAGCGGGTCGCTTTCCGGATCGAGAAAGGTCAGCACCCTTTGTTTCTGGTAGTCGTGCATGAAGAAGAACCACATGGCGACAGCCGCTGGTACCGCAGCAGCCAGCACGCTGATGATCCAGCGCCAGCGCAGCCCGGCCATGAACAGAACGAAGGCTCCGGAAGCCAGGATCAGCAGGGATGTGCCCAGGTCAGGCTGGCGCACGATCAGCACGAAGGGCACGCCGATCAACGCAAGGCTGACCGCCACATGCTTGAGCTGCGGCGGCAAGGTGCGCTTGGACAGATACCAGGCGATGGTCGCCGGCATGATGATTTTCAGGAACTCCGAAGGCTGGAAACGGATGACCCCCGGAATGTTGATCCAGCGTGTGGCCCCCATGGCGTTGTGGCCCATCACATCCACCACCACCAGTAACAGCACGCCCATGACGTACATGACCGGCACCCAGCGCGCCATGAATCGCGGCTCGAACTGGGCAATGACCAGCATTGCCGTCAGGCCGATGCCGAAAGAGCTGGCCTGTTTGAGCAGCAGGTCCCAGTTCTTGCCACTGGCCGAATACAGGACGAACAGGCTACCCGCCGCCAGAGTCAGCAACAGGATAAGCAACGGGCCATCGATGTGGATGCGCTGCAGGAACGTCGCACGACGACGCATCACGTCTTCGCTGGAAAGGATGCGGTCGAAATTACTCTTCACGGGCCGCAGCCTCCGGATTCAGGGAGCCGGCGTACTCAGGTTTGAGTGCACCATTCTGGTCGAGCAGCCAGGCATCCATCACCTGACGGACCACGGGAGCCGCAACACCAGAGCCGGACTCACCGTTCTCCACCATCACAGCCACGACGATCTTGGGGTTGTCGGCTGGCGCAAAGCCCACGAACAGGGCGTGGTCACGATGGCGCTCCTGAACCTTGGTGCGGTCGTACTTCTCGCCCTGCTTGATGGCAACAACCTGGGCGGTACCGCTTTTACCGGCGATCCGGTATTGCGCACCGATGGAAGCCTTGCGCGCCGTACCACGGGCGCCGTGCATCACTTCCTGCATGCCGTGGTTCACCCTGGCCCAGTTGGACGGGTCGCGCAGGATGATGTCCGGCATCGGATTCTCGTCAACCGGCGCCTTGCCTTCGATGCTCTTGGCCAGGTGCGGCCGGTTCCACTTGCCCTTGTTGGCGACCAAGGCCGTGGCCTGCGCCAGTTGCAGCGGCGTGGCCTGCATATAACCTTGGCCGATCCCGAGAATCAGGGTTTCGCCGGGGAACCACGCCTGACGCCGGGTGGCCCGCTTCCAGTCCCGGGACGGCATCAAGCCGGGAGATTCCTCGAACATGTCCAGAGACACCTTCTGCCCAAGGCCGAACTTGTTCATGTATGTGGACAGCCGGTCGATGCCGAGCTTGTGCGCAAGATCGTAGAAGTAGGTATCGTTTGAACGCATGATCGCCACATCAAGGTCCACCCAGCCATCGCCGGTGCGGTTCCAGTTGCGGTATTTATGGTCATAGTTCGGCAACTGGTAGTAACCGGGGTCGAACACCCGGGAAGACGGCGTCACGACGCCAGCATCCAGCCCGGCAACGGCGACCGCAGGCTTGATGGTGGAGCCCGGCGGATAAAGGCCGCGCAGAATACGGTTGAACAGTGGCCGGTCGATGGAATCGCGCAGCTCGGCGTAAGCCTTGAAGCTGATCCCCGTCACGAACAGATTCGGGTCGAAACTCGGTGCGCTGACCATCGCCAGCACTTCGCCTGTATTCGGGTCCAGCGCCACGACAGCACCGCGACGACCGCCCAGTGCAGCTTCGGCGGCTTCCTGAAGATTGATGTCCAGGCTCAGGACAATATCCTTGCCGGGAATCGGATCGGTGCGCTTGAGCACACGCAATACGCGGCCCCGTGCATTGGTTTCGACTTCTTCGTAGCCGACCTGACCATGCAGCTCATCTTCGTAGAAACGCTCGATACCGGTCTTGCCGATGTGGTGCGTGCCGCTGTAATTGACGGGATCGAGGCCTTTGAGCTCTTTCTCGTTGATGCGGCCCATGTAACCGACCGAGTGGGCAAAGTGCGGCCCCTGTGGATAGTGACGGACCAGTTGCGCAACCACTTCGACGCCGGGCAGGCGGAACTGGTTAACAGCGATCAGGGCAATCTGCTCTTCGGTCAGCTCGAACAGGATCGGCACCGGCTCGAATGGCCGACGCCCCTGTTTCATGCGTTTCTCGAAGATGATGCGGTCATCGGGCGTAAGCTGCAGCACTTCGACAATCGTATCGAGCACCTGGGACCAGTTGCCGGAGCGCTCGCGGGTCACGCTGAGGCTGAAGCTTGGCCGGTTGTCGGCCACCACAACGCCGTTGCGGTCGAAAATCAGGCCACGACTTGGCGGAATCGGCTGGACGTGAACCCGGTTGTTTTCCGACAGGGTCGAGTGGTAGTCGTATTGAATGACTTGCAGGAAATACAGGCGCGCAATCAGGACGCACACCAGCAACATGACGGCCACTGCCCCGAACACGACCCTGCTGCGCACAAGGCGTGCGTCTTTTTCATGGTCTTTTAGGCGGATCGGCTGAGGCATCTAGGGCGCGTTCACAGTAAAGACAAGGCTACTTGTGATAAGGGTGCCCGGACAGAACTGTCCAGGCGCGATAGATCTGCTCACCGATCAGGATCCGCACCAGCGGGTGCGGCAAGGTCAGTGGTGACAGCGACCAGCGCTGCTCGCTGCGCGCGCAAACCTCGGGTGCAAGGCCTTCCGGCCCTCCGACCATGAGGTTTACCGTGCGCGAGTCCAGACGCCAGCGATCAAGCTCGCTCGCCAGTTGTTCGGTGCTCCAGGGCTTGCCCTGCACTTCAAGCGTGACGATCCGCTCACCCGGTTGCACCTTGGCCAGCATGGCTTCGCCTTCCTGACGGATCAGGCGTGCCACGTCGGCATTCTTGCCGCGGGTATTGAGCGGAATTTCCACGAGTTCAAGCGCAAGTTCGGAAGGAAGACGCTTGGCGTACTCATGCCACCCCTCTTCCACCCACTTGGGCATACGCGAACCAACGGCGATCAGACGCAGACGCACAACGATGCCTTATTCGTGGCCCGGAGTGTGGTGCGCAGCGCTGGCAGCGCGGCTCTGCTCTGCGCCTTGCCACAGACGCTCCAGGTCGTAGAACTGGCGTGCAGCAGCGGTCATTACATGAACCACGACATCGCCCAGGTCCAGCAGAACCCAGTCGCTGTCGCCCTTGCCTTCTTCGCTCAGCGGCATCAGGCCGGCAGCCTTGACCTTCTCGCGAACGTTATCGACCAGCGCGTTGAGCTGGCGGTTGGAGGTACCGGTGCAGATCAGCATGTAATCGGCGATGCTGGTCTTGTCACGCACGTCGAGCGCCAGGATGTCCGACCCTTTGACGTCTTCCAGTGCAGCCGTTGCCAATGCCACGACTTCTTCACTACTCATTTTCTGCTTTGTCATAAAAAACTCATTCAACTCATATGTGTGGAAACGCCCAAACGCTTATCTATAAAAGCAGCTTCAGGGCGATCCATCAGTTTTCGGCGCACAGTACAGTCCGTGCACATCGATATAGGCCAGTACCGCGTCTGGCACCAGAAAACGTACCGACTTACCGCTGGCCAGCAGTTGACGGATCTGGGTGGCAGACACCGATAACGGCGTCTGCCAGACGAATGTAATGTGTCCGCCCGGCCCTTTCAGGGCCTTGGGGTCGCTGACCGAGCGTGCCGCCAGCAGGTTGCGCATGGCATCCGGCGACTCGCTGTCCGCGTCCGGGCGTTGCAGCACCACGATATGGCAGTGCTCCAGCAGTTCTTCCCACCGATACCAGGTGGGCAGCCCGCAAAAGGCATCCCAGCCCAATAACAGAAACAACTGGTCCTCTGCGGCCAGTTCGGCCCGCATCGATTCCAGGGTGTCGATGGTGTACGACGGTTTATCCCGTTTCAGCTCACGGTCATCCACCGTCAAGGGTGACACACCAGCCACCGCACACTGAACCATCGCCAGACGGTCCTGCGCAGTCACGCTGGGCATGTCGCGATGGGGAGGCCTGGCGCTGGGCGTCAGGCGCAACTCATCGAGTTCAAGCAGCTCGGCCACTTCCAGTGCGCCGCGCAAATGACCTATATGTACCGGGTCGAACGTTCCCCCCAGCATGCCGATACGTCTGGGCAAGGCTGCTACGGGCTCGCTCAAGTCAGGCTGGCTCCTGGCCGCGCAATTGACCGTCACCGACCACGATGTACTTCTCGCAGGTCAGGCCTTCCAGGCCGACAGGGCCACGGGCGTGCAGCTTATCAGTAGAAATGCCGATCTCGGCACCCAGACCGTACTCGAAGCCATCGGCAAAGCAGGTCGGGGCATTGATCATCACCGAGCTGGAGTCGACTTCCGCCATGAAGCGGCGAATCTGGCCCTGCTGCTCGGAAACGATGGCGTCGCTGTGATGCGAGCCATAGTGATTGATGTGCTCGATGGCTTCATCCAGCCCGGTCACTACACGAATCGACAGGATCGCCGCCAGGTACTCGGTGTGCCAGTCTTCTTCGGTCGCAGGAATCGCGTCGATCAGCTCGCGGGTACGCTCGCAGCCACGCAACTCGACGCCCTTTTCATGAAAGCGGGCGGCCATTGCAGGCAGGAACTCGGCCGCCACGGCCTGATCCACCAGCAGGGTTTCCATCGAACCACAGATACCGTAACGGTAGGTCTTGGCATTGAAGGCGATGTTCTGGGCCTTGGGCAAATCGGCGTAAGCGCTGACATACACGTGGCAGATGCCGTCCAGATGCTTGATGACCGGCACCCGGGCATCACGGCTGACCCGCTCCACCAGCCCCTTGCCGCCACGCGGAACGATGACGTCCACGTATTCAGGCATGGTGATCAGCGCGCCCACGGCATCGCGATCGGTGGTTTCGACAACCTGTACCACACCGGAAGGCAACCCGGACTCGGCCAGACCGCGCTGGATGCAGGCAGCCACCGCACGGTTGGAATGAATGGCTTCGGAGCCGCCACGCAGGATAGTGGCGTTCCCGGACTTGAGGCACAGGCTTGCGGCATCGATGGTCACGTTCGGGCGCGACTCATAGATGATCCCGACCACGCCCAGCGGCACGCGCATCTTGCCGACCTGAAT encodes:
- the lipB gene encoding lipoyl(octanoyl) transferase LipB, encoding MGDILGFRDLGLIDYESAWHAMQRFTDGRDRDTADEIWLVQHPPVFTQGQSGKAEHLLLPGNIPVVQVDRGGQVTYHGPGQLVAYLLLDVRRLGFGVRDLVTRIENTLIALLDSYGVTAAAKADAPGVYVDGAKIASLGLRIRNGCSFHGLALNVDMDLEPFRRINPCGYAGLAMTQLRDHAGKTEFSEVSARLRVQLVKHLDYAEQATLTGGIERYD
- the rsfS gene encoding ribosome silencing factor produces the protein MTKQKMSSEEVVALATAALEDVKGSDILALDVRDKTSIADYMLICTGTSNRQLNALVDNVREKVKAAGLMPLSEEGKGDSDWVLLDLGDVVVHVMTAAARQFYDLERLWQGAEQSRAASAAHHTPGHE
- the mltB gene encoding lytic murein transglycosylase B, producing the protein MQVVRNWARYAPVVGLVSILGSVQETIAGDYEGSPQVAEFVGEMTREYGFAGEQLMDVFREVERKQAILDAISRPAERVKQWKEYRPMFITDARIARGVDFWRQHEAALARAEQEYGVPAQIIVSIIGVETFFGRNTGNYRVIDALSTLGFDYPPRAPFFRKELREFLLLAREQQVDPMTLKGSYAGAMGLPQFMPSSFRAYAVDFDGDGHINIWTDPDDAIGSVASYFKRHGWVAGQRVVSRASARGSRVDEGLSPGLDPVMSVGELRGLGWASHDALRDDLPVTAFRLEGDQGPEYWLGLNNFYAITRYNRSVMYAMAVYQLSESLVQARGVK
- the rodA gene encoding rod shape-determining protein RodA, yielding MRRRATFLQRIHIDGPLLILLLTLAAGSLFVLYSASGKNWDLLLKQASSFGIGLTAMLVIAQFEPRFMARWVPVMYVMGVLLLVVVDVMGHNAMGATRWINIPGVIRFQPSEFLKIIMPATIAWYLSKRTLPPQLKHVAVSLALIGVPFVLIVRQPDLGTSLLILASGAFVLFMAGLRWRWIISVLAAAVPAAVAMWFFFMHDYQKQRVLTFLDPESDPLGTGWNIIQSKAAIGSGGVFGKGWLLGTQSHLDFLPESHTDFIIAVLGEEFGLVGICALLVIYLLLIGRGLVITAQAQTLFGKLLAGALTMTFFVYVFVNIGMVSGLLPVVGVPLPFISYGGTSLVTLLSAFGVLMSIHTHRKWIAQV
- a CDS encoding DUF493 domain-containing protein, with the translated sequence MTDTDVKSHKIEFPCDDYPIKVIGDTSVGFTAAVIEILGKHAKIDVSTLAERQSSNGKYTTVQLHIVATGEDQLRDINSALRATGVVHMVL
- the mrdA gene encoding penicillin-binding protein 2, translating into MPQPIRLKDHEKDARLVRSRVVFGAVAVMLLVCVLIARLYFLQVIQYDYHSTLSENNRVHVQPIPPSRGLIFDRNGVVVADNRPSFSLSVTRERSGNWSQVLDTIVEVLQLTPDDRIIFEKRMKQGRRPFEPVPILFELTEEQIALIAVNQFRLPGVEVVAQLVRHYPQGPHFAHSVGYMGRINEKELKGLDPVNYSGTHHIGKTGIERFYEDELHGQVGYEEVETNARGRVLRVLKRTDPIPGKDIVLSLDINLQEAAEAALGGRRGAVVALDPNTGEVLAMVSAPSFDPNLFVTGISFKAYAELRDSIDRPLFNRILRGLYPPGSTIKPAVAVAGLDAGVVTPSSRVFDPGYYQLPNYDHKYRNWNRTGDGWVDLDVAIMRSNDTYFYDLAHKLGIDRLSTYMNKFGLGQKVSLDMFEESPGLMPSRDWKRATRRQAWFPGETLILGIGQGYMQATPLQLAQATALVANKGKWNRPHLAKSIEGKAPVDENPMPDIILRDPSNWARVNHGMQEVMHGARGTARKASIGAQYRIAGKSGTAQVVAIKQGEKYDRTKVQERHRDHALFVGFAPADNPKIVVAVMVENGESGSGVAAPVVRQVMDAWLLDQNGALKPEYAGSLNPEAAAREE
- a CDS encoding glutamate-5-semialdehyde dehydrogenase, with the translated sequence MTESVLDYMTRLGRAAREASRVIGRASTAQKNRALQAIAAALDEARTELSTANELDLNAGRTNGLAPAMLERLALTPARIDSMIVGLRQVASLPDPVGAIRDMSYRPSGIQVGKMRVPLGVVGIIYESRPNVTIDAASLCLKSGNATILRGGSEAIHSNRAVAACIQRGLAESGLPSGVVQVVETTDRDAVGALITMPEYVDVIVPRGGKGLVERVSRDARVPVIKHLDGICHVYVSAYADLPKAQNIAFNAKTYRYGICGSMETLLVDQAVAAEFLPAMAARFHEKGVELRGCERTRELIDAIPATEEDWHTEYLAAILSIRVVTGLDEAIEHINHYGSHHSDAIVSEQQGQIRRFMAEVDSSSVMINAPTCFADGFEYGLGAEIGISTDKLHARGPVGLEGLTCEKYIVVGDGQLRGQEPA
- the rlmH gene encoding 23S rRNA (pseudouridine(1915)-N(3))-methyltransferase RlmH — its product is MRLRLIAVGSRMPKWVEEGWHEYAKRLPSELALELVEIPLNTRGKNADVARLIRQEGEAMLAKVQPGERIVTLEVQGKPWSTEQLASELDRWRLDSRTVNLMVGGPEGLAPEVCARSEQRWSLSPLTLPHPLVRILIGEQIYRAWTVLSGHPYHK
- a CDS encoding septal ring lytic transglycosylase RlpA family protein, with the translated sequence MRPLPIRTPLKVLACAGLALLMASCSSTSRSPQQQSGTAVRSAPGLDINRAHKDGAPWWDVDISRIPDATPTVHTGPYKANPYTVLGKSYFPMSESKRYVATGTASWYGTKFHGQNTANGEVYDLYGMSAAHKTLPLPSYVRVTNLDNNRTVILRVNDRGPFYSDRIIDLSYAAAKKLGYAESGTARVKVEGIDPQEWWAQRGRPAPLALDQPQVVAQAATPAFTTSTGTVEQYTPPPQQHAAPPVPLQVDAKKNASGQASGLFLQVGAFANPDAAELLRSKLSAMVRAPVFVSSIARNQQTLYRVRMGPIGTQGEAQQLQDSVRSANLGQPSLVTLD
- the nadD gene encoding nicotinate-nucleotide adenylyltransferase; amino-acid sequence: MPRRIGMLGGTFDPVHIGHLRGALEVAELLELDELRLTPSARPPHRDMPSVTAQDRLAMVQCAVAGVSPLTVDDRELKRDKPSYTIDTLESMRAELAAEDQLFLLLGWDAFCGLPTWYRWEELLEHCHIVVLQRPDADSESPDAMRNLLAARSVSDPKALKGPGGHITFVWQTPLSVSATQIRQLLASGKSVRFLVPDAVLAYIDVHGLYCAPKTDGSP
- a CDS encoding D-alanyl-D-alanine carboxypeptidase family protein; protein product: MNITTFAKRLCLLVPLVIAPAAWAAEQMTPAAPQLAAKSYVLMDASSGNVLVENNGDQRLAPASLTKLMTAYIATLEIRRGQIGENDPVTVSENAWRTGGSRMFIKVGSQVTVSDLLHGIIIQSGNDASVAVAEHIAGSEDAFADMMNKTAGDLGMTNSHFMNPTGLPNPEHYSSAHDMAILARAIIHEDPAHYAIYSQKEFFWNGIKQPNRNLLLWRDKTVDGLKTGHTEEAGYCMVSSAVRDGMRLIAVVFGTNSEQARAAETQKLLTYGFRFFETQNFYQKGTELAQASVWKGTTRQVKAGLAEDLSMTMPKGDMKKLSASMTMNPQLVAPIAKGDVIGKVEVKKEDKVVHTANLIALEAVEEGGIFRRVWDSIRLFFYGLFN